The Malaclemys terrapin pileata isolate rMalTer1 chromosome 20, rMalTer1.hap1, whole genome shotgun sequence genome contains the following window.
TCACTGGGGGGTTCCCCAGCCAGGGGGGAGCAGCAGTCCCTGGACACTCAGGGCAGGGAGGCGACTTTAACGCTGCCCCTTATGCGTAGAAACCGTGAGTCGCTATTTAATCCTGTGATCCCATCCCCTCTGTTCTCCAGACCGTGCCccaggcagggccctggcctgggctgaatgaggcaggggctgcaggaggagcagttgcTTAGTGGACACGGCGCTGGGCTGGGACCCCGGAGATCTGGCCCAGCCCCTGGTGCAGACACAGACTCTGTGTGATGGGAGCACGTCGcggttttcaaaagtgtcctcccttgcgggggggggggggagggctcaaaCTTGGGGGATCTCAGGCTGAGAGCCCACAAACAAAGATGCCCACAGATATTGGAGACCTCTGACAAAACTGGCCTCAATAGCGCTGCATAAACACAGagtgaagagacagtccctgcccctggtAGCTCACTAAGGAAAGtgaatctgtctgtgcctcagttcccgccctgtagaatggggataaagTTGTCTCACTGCCTCCCAGGGGGATGACTCCTTTCCTCTGTGGGGCTCAGACCCTGCCATGCCAGGTGCCAGAGACCAGCCCATGAGTCACTCTGTGCTGCGGGGCCCGGacgcagtgaatgaggcaggggccacACATGGCATATGAGGACCCCAAGAACAAGGCAGCCGTGGCTCCGTGTCTGTGGGGCTGGAAGCCCAACTCGCAGGGCCAGGATTCTGGGACCTGGGAGAGAATCTCTGCCAGGGGGCCACTGGATCTGCCCGTGCCCGGGAACTGCTGGGGAATCAtagaggatggagattccaccacctcctagggagcccattccagtgcttcaccaccctcctagtgaaatagtttttcctaatatccatcctagacctcccccactgcaacttgagaccattgctccttgttctgtcatctgcccccactgagaacatcccaactccatcctctttggaaccccccttcaggtagttgaaggctgttatcaaatcccccctcactcttctcttctgcagctggAGGCCGGGGCTGGGTGGGTGCCCGGGTCTGGCTCTCACAGCCTGTCTCCTGTGCGCAGATCCCAACTTACCCAGACCCTCCATCTCTCTGAGCCCCACTTGGGTCACTGCCCCAGGGACAGACGTCACCATCCGGTGTCAGGGGTGGCGCCGGGACATGAGGTTCTTCCTGCACAAGACTGGAGACCTGAACCCACAGCAACACATGGACCCTGCTGGGACCAGGGCCGAGTTCCGCATCCCCACCGTGAGCTGGCAGCATGGAGGGAACTACAGCTGCAGCTACCGGCCCCGATCAGAGCCCTTCATCTCCTCAGAGCCCAGCGACACCGTGGAGCTGGTGGTAACAGGTGAGGGGCTCAGCTTGGcatccccgctcccagccccaccctcagaAGGTCGGCACCCTGATGGGATGCTCAGAGCAAGGGTCCCAGTGCTAAGGgttcccctgcccctctctgtggTTCTACGGACCAGGGTCGGGGTGCTGGGGCTTCTCCCATCCTGCTCACCCGGCGGCCAGAGGCTGGGGCCCCCACTTGGCTGGGGTCCCTGGGCACGGGCCCTCTAGGCCCAATGGCTGATCCACCACTGGTcgcgggggggtgggaggcaatTTCTGAGTCGGTgtttcagcccctcccccactctgacaGTCTCTGGTTCTATTCCCGCAGAGGGAACTGACCCAACCCAGCCTGGagcggcgccggctcccacccgccCGGGCAGCGCGGGGCCAGGTACTGGGGCTGGGGGAAATCTATTAAGTCACAGATTATGGGGCAGCTTCCCCTGTGGTTGcccagggggagggatggaggtgttctcaggggcagtgactgcccccccccaccaacaGATTTGGGAGGGGAGCGAAGCCTCTGCCTCAGACACAAACCCGCTGCTAACGGGGCAGTTGGACGCATCAgtggccatggggggggggggggggggctggagctcCCTGCGAAGTAGCCAGGAGCAGCCAGCATGGGAGgcgggataccgggctagatgggcccgTTGGCCTGAGCCGGTGTGGCTGTGAGGAAGGGGGTGAAATGCCTTAGAAATGTCGGCCAGGCTGGATCaggcagcgccccctagcgctgtGCTGGGGCAAAAGGCCAGCCCTGATTgatggggagagcgccccctactgagctccctgccctgcagcctagTGCCCCCTAGTGCTATAAATCCCCCAAATGTTGTTGGCTCTGACCTCTCTTGATGCCCTGGGGCCCCCCAACATCCTCCCCATAGAATTTTCTGCTGCCTGTGCCCTGCGGTGTCCCAGCCCCTTGGGTGctgcctggggtgggaggggctggggtgtaACAGACCAGCCGCCCCCAGCACTCACGGCTGCTGCTGTTTCCCAGGTGGATCAGAATCGCCGGCACCTCCGGGTCTGACCAGCCCCATCATCACCGGGGACTCACCTGGACCCTCAGAAGGTCAGCACCTGATGGGATGCTCAgagccaggcactgcccagagcccTAGGACTGGcctggacagggagtggggacagTGTCACTGGAGATTCTCCAgccagggggagcagcagctcctggaggtTCAGGGCCGAGGGAGGGGGGATCCCTTCcaccagggggagctgcagagtaGGGGCCTTTCCGAGGCGATGCTCCCCTGGCTGCCCCGCTCTGGGGACTCACAGAGGAGTCAGGGCCCAGGGGCTGCCGAGTCAGCACCGTCCCCAGCCACAAACCCCCCTCCCCGGACTGACAGTAACGATCGATGCTGAGTCACGGGCTGAggtggattaaggtttcctgggacCCTAGGCCAGAGCAAGGGGGATCCCTCCCCCGCTTTCACCTGCGGTCCCTCTGCTGTTCCGCCTCCTCGGCCTGCGGCCCCGCACATGGCCCCCcgcctttctgccccttccctggggccCCGCCCCTATTCCACCAATGGCCCCGCCCCATTCCGTTCCCCCACTCGAGCTCCACAATCCATTTTCTACTTTCTGCTCCCCCCAACTGTGAGCCCCAGaccggagaagctctgtccccttGCTTTGGCCCCAGGGCGCAGCggggagtgagagctcccccagccctgaggccacaGCACGTAGCGAGAGCTCCTCCCGTCCCGGGGCCGCAGCGGAGGTCCCAGTGCTAGggcttcccctgcctcccccacgcCCCCCACTGCTTCTGTGGGAAccagggtctgggtgctgggtgTTCTCCGGGGCCCCGCACTGGGCCAGGCCCCTGAGCCCAGAGGCTAATCCACCAGTGGTCACGGAGGATGGGGTGATCTCTGAGTCAGTGgttcagcccctccccctgccccaacagATGCTGGTTCTATTCCCACAATGGGAACCGGCCCGACCCAGCCTGGagcggcgccggctcccacccgccCGGGCAGCGCGGGACCAGGTACCGGGGGGGAATCTATTGAGTCACAGATCATGTGGCAGCTTCTCTCCAGTGGTTGgccagggggagggatggaggctgttctcaggggcagtGACTCCCCCCCACCAAAGGATTTGAGAGGAGAGAGAAGCCTCCTGCTCTGACATGAACCCGCCAGAGCTCCCTGCGAAGCAGCCAGGAGCAGCCAGCATGGGAGgcgggataccgggctagatgggcccgTTGGCCTGAGCCGGTGTGGCCATGAGTAAGGGGGTGAAATAACGTCCAGGCTGGATCAGACAGCGCCCCCTAATGCCGTGCTGGGGCAATGAGGCCAGCTCTGATTGATGGGGAGAGCGGCCCCTACtgagctccctgccctgcagcccagggccccctaGTGCTATAAATCCCCCAAATGTTGCTGGCTCTGACCCCTCTTGATGCCCTGGGGCCCCCAACATCCTCCCCATAGAATTTTCTGCTGCCTGCGCCCTGTGGTGTCCCAGCCCCTTGGGCGCCgccaggggtgggaggggctggggaaggaacagATCAGACGCCCCCGGCACTCACGGCTCTGCTGTTTCCCAGACGGATCGGAATCGCCGGCACCTCTGGGTCTGACCAGCCCCATCATCGCCGGGGTGAGCGCGGCAGCCGccggcttcctcctcctcctcctccttgtggcCTTCGTCTGCTTCAGAATAACCCGAGCCAGTGAGTTTCCCGCCCAGCGAGGGAAGGGTTAAACCTGCCGCTAAGAAGGGTGGGATGGGGTCACGGCTGGGATGGGAAAGccaaggagtggggtgggggctcagcagggggcgctgttgCATGTGTAATCCCTGTACACACGCACCTGTCCCACCCCTGAGGAGCCGCATCTCAGGGCCAGATGATGGGTCCCCATATAACcagttcccctgccccacccgcACCAtctgtggctgcatctcagcgctgagcaaggggtccctgtataaTGAGCTGTGGGCACCCTGCCTCTCAGGTACCTGTGGTGCCAGGGGAGCCGACCTATGGATCAGGTTCATTATAATGAGTCACTAATGAGGGAGGATTGGGGACAGGAAAAGCCCCCCGAGTtaatctgcccctccccacagcacatgCTTGGTgttgtgctgccccctgctggtccgGCCCACCCCAGCAGGGATCCAGgctcagcaccagcagcagagggGACCTCCCCCAGgcacccccatccctgctgccctgTGGGGGGTGAGTGGCCGGGCGCTGGGACCGGGGGATCCCAATCGACTCATGGGGGATTCTGGTTTGTGTCCCTCTGCAGGAAAAGGAGCCGCACTGAGACCGAGCAGGTAggaacccggctcctcccccctcccgatCGACCTGCCGGGGTCACAGGgcttctgggttctctccccggctctgggggggaagtggggttgggggccaggactcctcaGACATGACCTGGGCCTGCTGACAGTGGAGGGGCACAACGCCAGAACAGCTGGAGTCTCACCacacctgcctccctcccaccggaAAGCCGTGACccccctcccgcagctcccagctgttcctccgctcctgcctctgcctctccctgtccagcacagctccccagctcagctgctctgcagggagggggccgggctgcaccatgtgactgagctgtccgggggggggggggtcatgtgaccctgcttccctcccccacccatgtgtcacctctgcctgggttctgtgcccagctctggcaggggagtgggatctagtgggtgtggcgggggtgggggttagggAACACGGTTCAGTGTGAGGCAGGATTGGGGGCTCTCTGGGTGTGTTGGGGAATCTCCCTGCGGGTGGGGGGATATGACATTtacaagtggattttttttctcttttagcaCCAGCCCCTTGGGGGTGTTGGAGGCCCCGGCTCAGCAAGACCCCATCTGTGAGTAACAGACCCAAGGGGGTACCATGGGGGGGGCAGGAcccctggggaggggcggggcttgtgGGAGCTCCACCCATACGGGGCAGGGTCTGatttacagctgctgctgggcgGGACTAAGGAGACAGTCCCAGAAGTAGCTGGTGTCAGCTGAGCTTCCTGCCTAATCCCAACCAGCTCCCTGTGggtcaccctcccctccccctctagtTCATAGtctcccccccccaggcctggggcTTCGTGTGTCCCCCCCTTCATTTCTCCATCAGACCTTCCCAGCCAGTGTTCTGTGGGGAATCCCCATCcactcctggcccccagccccctgctctaaccactagaccctattcccctcccagagccagggtgacaacccagggatcctgactcccagcccccctgccccgccaTAACCCCCTAGACTCTGCtgccatctctgtgcctcagttttcctctctGTAACATGGGGCTAATGACCCTGGCCCgtgctgtggggcgggggaggggtggctgtgcCGGGCTCTGAGCCCCCTGGCTGGACAAAGGGGtcggagctgggtgtggggttctgCTCTGGGCTGGCCGGGGGTGCAGCTCAGTGGGTGTCTCTGTTCTGCAGACGCTTCCATTGACGAAGTGAAAGAGACACACACCCTTGTAAGTGTCCCTGTCTGCCCGCGGGCCCTGACCCCCAACCCTGACCCACATGGGCCCCACTCACCTTATCTGTCACACTCagtattttggggtgggggtggggttgctgGGGGCGGCTCATGGGATCACAGCTGGGATTgcaggggtgtgtatgtgtgtgtgtgtccctgtcaCCGCCTGCTGGAGGGGacaagccctgctctgtgtgaatgtgtgtgtgggcagTTGgtgcacatacatacacacacaccccagtgactctgtcccctcctcttcccaggaGCCCAACCCTGGCACCGACGGACTCACCTGTGCCTAGCTGGACCGCTAGGCACTGCAAGCCAAGCGGGGGGACCTGGTATCTGGTGTGAGCTGCTGCACTTCGCAGGTCACAGagcttcacccacccactctgtaGCAGACCCCTAGCCTCCGGCTGAGTCACTGGCAGCCTCAAATCATgggttaaagacttcaagttacagagaatcctctattgacactagtttaaacctgcccATGCCCCACACCTCAGGCTGCAGACGAaggcgaacccccccccccgccaccaccagggtctctgccaatctgactgggggaaaattccttcctggcacCAGATACAGtgaccagttagaccctgagcatgtgggcaaaatccaccagccagacacctgggaacggattctctgtagtaactcagagcccttcccagCAAGTGTCCCATATCCGGCCATTGGAGCTATTTGGTGCTAGCAATCGCGGATTGGATCCATGCCGTTGTGGGATGTCTCCTCATCCTGTCCCCTCCAGAAACTTCTCATGCTCattcttgaagccagttaggtcctgtgatgaagtgggactattcttaatgtttcctctgaatactgtgtgggtgcctcagtttcccctatgcatttcttaagtctccagtgtgcataaatggccgacactttGTATCCTGTcaacaaatggctggggcccttcccccctgcaagggaatagctaaaggtgaacaaagagatcaggtgacttcCTGGccggggaaagagacaaaggacagaaaggaggggctggagggggttttagtttggagctagctggggactggAAGAGAGGGCAGATGTGgttgtctggcttgctgggccccagaatggacccggctgagagATCCCGTTCTTTgtatctacaagctctgttttagaccgtgttcctgtcatctaataaacctctgttttactggctggctaagagtcacgtctgactgtgaagtggggatGCGTGCAGGACCTcaggcttccccaggaccccgcctgggtggactcgctgtgggaagcgcacggaggggcatatgctgaatgctccaaggagagacccaggaggtgaagccgtgtgagcttcttgccctgaagagagtctgctccgagggagaggaggctccccaaagtcctgactggctttgtggggagctgttccagagcatcgcccggggactccgtgacagctcccttgggaggctgctccagaattTCGCTCCTCTGACggttgggccttgtctacactactgtgttGTTGACAAAAAGCTCCATAATAACATCTCTATTGCACATTCACACTGCGCTTCCTCTGTTGGCAGAACGCGTCCACTTTTGGTGCTCCAGTGTCGACAgcgagagcagtgcattgtgggtagctatcccaccgtGCTACTCGGCACCTTCTGCAGCTAAGGAttgtgggagggcggggggggattGCAGCGCATTATGGGGGCAGGATCAGCATCCCATGGTGCCTTattttctgtcccagcattccacGCTGTTCCAACTGCGTTTCGCGGCATTTTCCAACGGCCCCTGTTTCTGGTGCGCCCGACATCCCTGTGTGAAAGGATGGATCCCTCCACTGCTGTGAACACAGCGTGGCTGGCCAGGCAGTATgtcatgagctcccagtgtgaacAGGAATCAGAGTTACCCaagctgctgtgtgccatggaaagaaacaacgcCAGCTTCCTtctggcattcacggagcagctgcacacagtgcttttgggcttgggaaggaagcactgagtggtgggatcacattgttatgCAGGTCTGGAATAGACAACGTGTGTGTGGAGGACATGCTGGGTCACATGTCCCCTACCCCCAAGTTTTGCCAGGGAGCGAGTCGGACTGATCCCGGTGGAAGGAATGTGCGTGGGAAAGACTCCAACAGTGAGCGCTCCCACTGAACCCCACTAGGCGTTGCCCAGAGCCGGGAAGCAGCGCAGTCCTTTGCCAGAGGGGGCATGGGGAAGCCGGCCGAGTCCCATCCCTTCTTTGCCAGCAGCTGCATGGCTCTCGTGAGAATAACTCCTCTTCATGGAAGACACAGGTCTGGTGAAATAAGTATTAATCCAGCAAGGAAATGTATGTACCTGCTTGAGTGCAGGTCTGGGCTAGTTTGTCTGGGTGTGCAGAAGGGAGCTCAGGGAGTCGGGGCAagggggggaggcagcgggggccaggggcgatatggcaggtgggaggctgggagccaaggcGCAAAAATACAAATTTGCCTAGGATGCCATTTTCCCTCAGAAAGACCCTGGCAGGGCCGGCCTTAAGTATGGGCGAGGTGGGTGACCACCCAGGCGCTGTGGTCATGAGGTTGTTGCTGGAGGGGCCCTTTGCAGTCACCAGGAAGCTGACTGTGgctgtggtggtgatggggagccTGTCATTGCGCCCCCCCGTCCCCACTATCTGCAGTTACCAGTCACCTGGCCTGGGACAATGAGTTGTGGatacagaactttcagatgaagGAAGCCACCTTCCTGGACCTGTGTGCGGAGCTCGacccagccctgcggcacaaggacacccaAATGAGAGCAGCCTCTCATGGAGAAGTGCCTAGTGATCgcagtgtggaagctggcgactccagactgctaccggtcagttggaaTCAGCTGGAAGTGGGGAGGTCGACCACGGGTGCCCTGCTAACacaagtgtgcagagccattaaaCGCATCTCGctacgaaggactgtgactcttggcaatgtgcatgaaatagtggatgggcaatgggattctctaactgcaatggggtgatagatggaacgtGTATTCCAATTTTGGCCCCGGACCATCTTGTGATGGAAAACATCAATAGAAATGGGTACTTCTCCATAGTATTACAGGCGCTTGTTGATCACCAtgggtgtttcactgacatcaacgcagggtggtccaggaaggtgcatgaccacacatcttcaggaacactggcctgtacagaaaactgcaagcagggactttctttccaggctGGAAAATTCCAGTGGAGGGTgctgaaatgcccatagtgatcctgggagacccagcgtaCACCTTACTCCCAtcggctcatgaagccttacatgggaaacccaggcagcagcaaggagcacttccagaataggctgagcaggtgcagaatgaccatgGAATGTGCCTTTGATAGATTAAAAACACGCTggcgatgcctttatggcaggttagacctaagtgaggaaaacattcccatggtcatagctgcCTGCTGCGTGCTCCATAATCTTTGTGAGGCTAAGGGTGAAAAGTTTGCCCAGGGGTGGAGCGCTAAGTCAGATCACaaggctgctgattttgagcagcctgaTACTAGGGATATTATGGGGGCACAATAGGGGGCAattcaaatcagggaggctttgagtcAACATTTTGATAATGAGCACCTGTAATGTGTATTTCTATTCAGCAAAAAGCCATGATtcattaatttgattttttttattttgcctaaCACTTGTGATGCATCCTTAGCTGGATTTAGagtaagcaaatgattaaactaCATGTACCAGCAGTAATCAATATGTGTAGGACACAAATAAAGATTGGTTATCTTTCAGAGAGTTTGCTTTTATTATACAccaattaacacacacaaaaggcttgATGGGAAGAGAGATAgtagtgcaaggcagtggaggcTGTCATTGCTGTGTACGTCCAGCTGTGTAAGTCCATctatcattttggaagctgtcTGAAGGGATGGAGTGAACGGGATACCGAGATGTCCCAGAAAGTTCGAAGGAATGTGTGGAAGGAGTTTGCGGAGGGCATGTAAAACAGTTCAGTATTGGCTGCAGAGGGGGGCAAGCACACATCTCTTCTGACTGAAGCGTGATGAGAGACTTCAGCATTTCTGTTTGCTCCTCATGACTTTTATCATCTGCTCATGGGCCTTTCGAATGCTCTCCTCACTCTCCTTTCTGTCCCACCTTTCCATTTCTCTCCACTCCCTGTGTTCTCTTTTTTCTGCCTCTGAGGACTGAAGCATCTCACGGAACATGTCCTCCTTGCTCCACTTTGGTTGCTTCCTTATCTGGCTGATGTGTAGGGGTTTCCCCTGtaggccacatctgcagaagcacaggAAGCAATACACAGAAGCATGAGTATACACACAGCATTGAATCATTACAGTAAAATGCACCTCTTGTAACATACCAATCGCTTTCTCACAGCAAAGCACACATCTGGGGGAACaccctaaacatggtgagttcAGCCTGGGTGGGTGGTGGGCGTTCAAACTGGGGCAAAGGGTGTAGGTGATGTTTCAAGGGGAACAGTGCAGATGAGTAGAGACAAGATggtaaattctgccaccattttccacaggcaggggtcACTGAAGCcaatatctcactgctgagggtaagGAAGGATGCAAGGATGCATCTACTGCATGCATGAGGCTTTAGACCTGGTCCctatgctgctcgcctgtgtcctgctttggtccctgcacaagtgattgatGAGCAgtgcaggaaagtttcctacaatgggggaaggagcaaAGCAGCTCTGCCCAGGAACCTTCGGCAGCGGATCGGCAAGTACCTCCAGggaagtttcctagagatctctctggaggattcccatgaaAACTCGGtgtgcatcaacaccctgttctgccgcactgcttagctgcacaggggaatgtggagcacatgcaaacacagctagtcttgtacatttctatcccttcacccACTTCTACAGTATACGGAGCAGAGGACACCTGTATATCATATAACAGAACAGCATCAACTCAAAATGGTCACTTACCAGGGGTCTCCTCTCCTGCATCTTGCTCGCTGGAGATGTGCT
Protein-coding sequences here:
- the LOC128826597 gene encoding leukocyte immunoglobulin-like receptor subfamily B member 5 isoform X2, which gives rise to MASALTVLLGCWLAGHSGVWGGSKFLKPTIWVSPSRVVALGGNVTIRCEGRQRSMEFFLRKAGHPNQQVRSVVPNGTVAEFPITNVGQEDGGSYTCDYRSIVDQSHSSHPSDPVEIIVGEPSYPKPNISVSLGGAVVVRCWGQHQDVRFVLNKEGHHFPPVDSDGFEAVFSSSNVHRDLGGRYSCSYHSRSEPFAVSYPSNQVELVLRDPNLPRPSISLSPTWVTAPGTDVTIRCQGWRRDMRFFLHKTGDLNPQQHMDPAGTRAEFRIPTVSWQHGGNYSCSYRPRSEPFISSEPSDTVELVVTEGTDPTQPGAAPAPTRPGSAGPGGSESPAPPGLTSPIITGDSPGPSEDGSESPAPLGLTSPIIAGVSAAAAGFLLLLLLVAFVCFRITRARKGAALRPSSTSPLGVLEAPAQQDPI
- the LOC128826597 gene encoding leukocyte immunoglobulin-like receptor subfamily B member 5 isoform X1 encodes the protein MASALTVLLGCWLAGHSGVWGGSKFLKPTIWVSPSRVVALGGNVTIRCEGRQRSMEFFLRKAGHPNQQVRSVVPNGTVAEFPITNVGQEDGGSYTCDYRSIVDQSHSSHPSDPVEIIVGEPSYPKPNISVSLGGAVVVRCWGQHQDVRFVLNKEGHHFPPVDSDGFEAVFSSSNVHRDLGGRYSCSYHSRSEPFAVSYPSNQVELVLRDPNLPRPSISLSPTWVTAPGTDVTIRCQGWRRDMRFFLHKTGDLNPQQHMDPAGTRAEFRIPTVSWQHGGNYSCSYRPRSEPFISSEPSDTVELVVTEGTDPTQPGAAPAPTRPGSAGPGGSESPAPPGLTSPIITGDSPGPSEDGSESPAPLGLTSPIIAGVSAAAAGFLLLLLLVAFVCFRITRARKGAALRPSSTSPLGVLEAPAQQDPIYASIDEVKETHTLEPNPGTDGLTCA